The following proteins come from a genomic window of Amphiura filiformis chromosome 16, Afil_fr2py, whole genome shotgun sequence:
- the LOC140135431 gene encoding uncharacterized protein — protein MEKFLAENGDASIRDILKENDVDDLEVLASMTESDFEKLGIISFGKRRKLVLAIQKLKSIGQNHEPSEQQQGPCDVPEHFYSEHNGTGFIQSRLKNVRTASGERLKKKKKETTNHHIRVPAEDMATDAEEAEIDIQDMQEKIDWMKFSPPNPTTMKKHITYFKETFHYRRAFIANLDHSVTDVLDVFPRVQDVDALIAIDFSMMHGDLTADTFISKWSSFREKVMQVGRKEENVTQLVERFEDADRDLCALTIIIYLLHRPLAKKGQSCSRVDAVRYLFYNVPEGTHVFFFFQL, from the exons ATGGAGAAATTCTTAGCTGAGAATGGCGATGCCAGTATCCGTGACATATTAAAAG AAAATGATGTAGACGACCTTGAAGTTTTGGCATCTATGACAGAGAGTGACTTTGAGAAGCTAGGGATCATATCTTTTGGAAAAAGGAGGAAATTGGTACTAGCCATACAGAAATTGAAGTCAATTGGACAAAATCATGAGCCTTCTGAACAACAGCAGGGGCCCTGTGATGTTCCA GAACATTTCTATTCAGAACATAATGGAACTGGGTTTATTCAGAGCCGTTTGAAGAATGTACGCACTGCAAGTGGTGAGAggttgaagaagaagaagaaagaaactacaaATCATCACATAAGAGTTCCTGCAGAAGATATGGCAACAGATGCAGAAGAAGCTGAAATTGACATTCAGGACATGCAAGAAAAG ATTGACTGGATGAAGTTTTCGCCACCAAATCCTACGACTATGAAGAAACATATTACATATTTCAAGGAAACATTCCATTACAGAAGGGCTTTTATTGCTAATTTAGACCATTCTGTTACTGATGTTCTTGATGTCTTCCCAAGAGTGCAAGATGTTGATGCCTTG ATAGCAATTGATTTCTCGATGATGCATGGAGATTTGACAGCTGACACTTTCATTTCGAAATGGTCGAGCTTCAGGGAGAAGGTCATGCAGGTTGGAAGAAAAGAAGAGAATGTGACTCAGCTGGTAGAGCGATTCGAAGATGCTGACA GAGATCTTTGTGCCTTGACCATCATCATTTATCTGCTTCATCGCCCGTTGGCCAAAAAGGGACAGAGCTGCAGCAGGGTTGATGCCGTTAGATACCTGTTTTACAATGTACCA GAAGGAACacatgtcttcttcttcttccagttATAG